The sequence GTAAAGGAACAAAAGAGAGGGCAGATATTGTAAAGATAAGGCTTTATGAAGAGTCCAGTGGACTACAATAAATCGATTGAAAATACAGATAGATTTTTTACATGGTGAGCCTTGCTCATCTTAAAAAACATAGGGGAGGAGGTTTATGGAAGGATTACCATTAGGAAGCCTTGTTACGATCCTTACAAGCCTTATAGTAGGGATTCTCTTTGGTTTTGCACTTCAGAGGGGAAGATTCTGCGTTAATACTGCCTTCAGAGACATTATATTTATTAATGATCTGACCCTTTTCAGGGCTTATCTCATGAGTGTGGCAGTCGCTCTTGTTGGAGCGAATCTGATTGAAGATGCAGGCCTCTTAAAGGTTTTTGATCCTGAGGCAAATGCCTATGTAAGCACAGAGCTCGGAAGACAGGCTTTTGCACCTGTTGCAAATATTATAGGTGGTTATCTTTTCGGCATGGGAATAGTTCTTGCCGGAGGTTGTGGTAGTGGAATTCTTTACAGAGTTGGAGAGGGGCTCATGGCTGCTTGGATGGCAGTACTTGGATTTTTCATGGGAATAACAATAACCATTCATGGATGGTTGAGTCCTGTTTATAAGTGGCTGAGGAGTATAAAAGTGGAGATCAATGGCAAGAGCAATCCTGCGCTCTGGGACCTCTTTGGTGGAGGTCAGAATATCAAATGGATTACAATTGCCATTATTACAGTGATTATTTTAATTGTAGTTGCGAAGGGAAAACCTATTGGAAAAGCAGCAAAGGGCTTTTACTGGTCAACTGCAGGTCTCCTCATAGGTCTTCTTGCTGTTCTTGCCTGGTGGGCATCTGCATACTTCGGTGGTGATGCAAGAGGACTTTCCTTTACAGGACCAACAAAGGAGTTCTTTATGACAGTGCTCACAAGGGATTCCATGTCTCTAAGAGGTGAGTTCAATTTCTTTAATTTCTTCAAGAGTACCTGGAGTGCCTTTTATGTAATAGGTGTCCCACTTGGTGCCTATCTAAGCGCAAGGGCACTGAAGGAATTCAAATGGAAATCACCCCATGCAGAAGAGCTTCTCACAGTCTTTCTTGGAAGCATACTCATGGGAATAGGTGCAGCCATAGGAGGTGGTTGTAATATTGGCCACAGTCTTACGGGAGTAAGTACAGGAGCAATTTCAAGCATAGTAGCAACCATATTCATAATACTTGGAAACTGGACAATGGTCTACTTTAAGTTCATTAAACCAATGAAGGAGTGAACGGCCTTTGGCCAGCTTAATCTTAAAAAGAAAGGAGGCAGGAGAGATGAAAAAAGCAATAGCACTTATTGTCATGCTCACCTTCATTCTTGGACTTGCTGGACTTGCCCTTGCAGCGGAGGTTAAAGGAACAATAACAAAGATCGAGGGCAACAAGCTTACCATCAAGCAGGCTGATGGTAAAGAGGTAACCGTTGAGGTAAAGGATGCAAAGGGTCTTAAGGTCGGCGATACGGTAACAGTTAAAGATGGAGTGGCAACAGTAGAGAAGAAGAAAAAGGCAATAGAGGGTTGCTAAATCTATGCGGGGTCAGAAATTTTGACCCCGCTTTTTAAATTATGCCTTTTTAATGATGCTCACCCTAGATTCTA is a genomic window of Thermodesulfovibrionales bacterium containing:
- a CDS encoding YeeE/YedE family protein yields the protein MEGLPLGSLVTILTSLIVGILFGFALQRGRFCVNTAFRDIIFINDLTLFRAYLMSVAVALVGANLIEDAGLLKVFDPEANAYVSTELGRQAFAPVANIIGGYLFGMGIVLAGGCGSGILYRVGEGLMAAWMAVLGFFMGITITIHGWLSPVYKWLRSIKVEINGKSNPALWDLFGGGQNIKWITIAIITVIILIVVAKGKPIGKAAKGFYWSTAGLLIGLLAVLAWWASAYFGGDARGLSFTGPTKEFFMTVLTRDSMSLRGEFNFFNFFKSTWSAFYVIGVPLGAYLSARALKEFKWKSPHAEELLTVFLGSILMGIGAAIGGGCNIGHSLTGVSTGAISSIVATIFIILGNWTMVYFKFIKPMKE